Proteins encoded by one window of Tunturibacter psychrotolerans:
- a CDS encoding class I SAM-dependent methyltransferase has product MILTAETQQKAVTVNLCRFCGAGLLDTFVDLGMSPLCESYPGSADLNRGEVYFPLHVYVCRTCFLVQLEEYESPQNIFGEYAYFSSYSDSWLKHADNYCARMKSRFGLDGESFVVEVASNDGYLLQYFVQRNVPVLGIEPAANVAKVAVEKGVPTLVKFFGTQLAEELASDGRSADLVLGNNVLAQVPDLNDFVEGLKVLLKPEGVLTLEFPHLLKLIEHNEFDTIYHEHFSYFSLLTTVRLMEAHGLRVFDVEELASHGGSLRVFACRMEAETHPVEPSIARVIEDEEQAGLGTIEGYKSFAKQVKETKLALLGFLLEAAREGKSVAGYGAPGKSATLLHYCGIGKDLIEYTVDRSPYKQGRFLPGTHIPIYYPDRIHETKPDYVVILPWNLQHEIVQQLQYIREWGGKFVVPIPKATIL; this is encoded by the coding sequence ATGATTCTGACTGCTGAAACCCAGCAAAAAGCAGTTACCGTTAACTTATGCCGTTTTTGTGGAGCCGGCTTACTGGACACCTTTGTCGACCTGGGGATGTCCCCTCTCTGCGAAAGTTACCCTGGCTCGGCTGACCTAAACCGCGGCGAAGTCTACTTTCCGCTTCATGTTTATGTTTGTCGGACTTGCTTTTTGGTGCAACTTGAAGAATACGAAAGCCCACAGAATATCTTCGGCGAGTACGCGTATTTCTCGTCATATTCGGACTCATGGCTAAAGCACGCAGACAACTACTGCGCCCGCATGAAATCGCGATTCGGCCTCGACGGAGAAAGCTTCGTTGTCGAGGTGGCCAGCAATGACGGTTATCTCTTGCAGTATTTTGTTCAGCGCAATGTCCCGGTGCTTGGCATTGAACCCGCAGCCAATGTAGCTAAAGTCGCAGTAGAAAAAGGAGTCCCCACACTAGTGAAGTTCTTTGGGACCCAACTGGCCGAAGAACTAGCGAGTGATGGGCGCAGCGCAGACCTCGTTCTCGGCAATAATGTGCTCGCGCAGGTGCCAGACCTGAATGACTTCGTCGAAGGATTGAAGGTTCTACTGAAACCGGAAGGTGTCCTCACACTCGAGTTTCCGCATCTGCTAAAACTGATTGAGCACAATGAGTTCGACACCATTTATCACGAACATTTCTCCTATTTCTCCTTGTTGACGACAGTTCGCCTCATGGAGGCACATGGCCTCAGAGTGTTTGACGTTGAGGAGTTGGCATCGCATGGTGGTTCATTGCGTGTGTTCGCATGCCGTATGGAGGCAGAGACCCATCCCGTAGAACCGAGTATTGCTCGTGTGATTGAAGACGAGGAGCAGGCTGGGCTTGGAACGATAGAAGGCTATAAGAGTTTTGCCAAACAGGTAAAGGAGACCAAACTAGCACTACTGGGCTTCCTGCTTGAAGCCGCTCGTGAGGGTAAGAGTGTAGCGGGCTATGGCGCACCCGGTAAGAGCGCAACGTTGCTGCACTATTGCGGTATCGGAAAGGACCTAATCGAATACACGGTAGATCGAAGCCCTTACAAACAAGGGCGTTTTTTGCCGGGAACACACATTCCGATCTATTACCCCGACCGAATCCACGAGACAAAAC